A window of Punica granatum isolate Tunisia-2019 chromosome 8, ASM765513v2, whole genome shotgun sequence genomic DNA:
ATATTCAttagtttatatgagacttagTAACCGAGTACAGAAGATGAGCCCGAAGTTATTCCGGCTCAAGGTCAGCTGTTGAGAGAAAGTGTTTAAGTGTACGTGACAATGTGTAGgtagaaatagaccacacgttgcacgtgagggctAATGTTGAGGATATTGGGACTATTTCAAAAGATTGCAagatttcataatttacaataATGACCATCCTAAATCACATACAGATGATTGAATGGATGCGAGAAACAAAATGAGTAGTATCACCTGCTCCATACGTCCAATTCCCATAATTAGAACATGGATCATAATCCAAGAGGCATGTCTCGAACCATTCAGCTCCCATTCTCCAATCAATGCCCATATCACGGACGAGAAACGAGCACACAATCTGTTGCAAATGACTTTCAAGCTGAATCACACTAGCCAACACAAAACAATAGTAAAAGTaccaatttttcttttgcttacTTGTCTTCCTCGATTCGACATGAATCCTGTAATTGAGAGTTCGAGCATATTTGCATCAATCAGAGGATACCTGAGCATTAAGCAAGTGATGATAATGTAAGACCTGGATTACGGGAAACCAGAAATGTTATAGAATTCTTCATGGTTATCAATGCAAGAACAGTTCATTGTACCCGGTACGACCCTCTCTCCAGCTCTCGAACAGTTTTGGGTCTTGGCTCCACTTATGCTGCACTTTTCTCGGACCGCCTGGAAAAAGACAGTAAAGTATTTGCTCATGGTAGCGATTTACATATGGGAGAAGACTTCTGCTATTAATGGACTACATCAAGCACCAACGAACAGAGTAAAGACTAACCCAAATGAAATAGTGAGTTCCCGCATTTGATTGAAAGGAATCTGAAGTAGTCCCTCCATATCAGTTCAAACAAAACCCTGAAGCAAGGAAGAGACACCTCGATAAGAAAATGGTCTGACAATACGCAGATCACAACTTCAGAAGCATGAGAGTCTGATAATTCAAATCAATGCAAAGAGATGTGCTATATAACGATGGATATCTGCACATATATAAGAGAGGAAGGAAGATCGAACCAGTATGTGGAATCATTTGCCTGCCTTTCCTTCTCGTATCTCTTCACCTACATTAAGGACACAAAATCTCAACCAACATTGATTTCAGTGGAATAATATAAAACGTGCAGTGAGTCCTGAATGCAACCTCTTCATATATAAATCTAGGTGAAACGCATCCTGTGGCAAGCCATGGAGAGAATTTTGTCGAGTAGTCAGCCCCTAACATCCCATTCCTCGTATTCTTGTACACCCGTAGTAGATCCTATGCAAAACACCCAGAATAACACTTTCAACGATTATGTTGCTCTTAGCAGAAGTATAAGAGGTTGAGAAGCCATACGAAATATGTTGGAAGGAAGAATAGTCTCTTTCCATCACACATCACTTCGTGAACTGAACGGGAACATGATTTATTTACGAGTTGCAATGGTAATTTCGGTTACCTTCTTCCAGAAGTACTCAAATACTCTGCCCAGTGCTGCACTTTCGCCACCCAAGAATCTTATTCCCTTTCTGACCTGCATCTACTTGAACAGTCGATCTTAATCGTCTTACAGAGGCACTACTAACTTGCAATTTATTTCACTCGAGAATATTTGACTTGCCTTGTCAAATTGAAGGCCAAGCTGATCAATTGTAGGAACAGAACCCCAGTCAGTGACACTAGGTGTGGGTCCGAGTAACTCTGGAACCTTCACACAACCTCGGACTTTGCATTTAGATTCAACGGACTGCAATTATCATGATTGTCAAAAGGCAATTCTGAGTTCTCATGGGAGTCGATGCATATAGAACTGATCCTTTACCGCAACATCGTGTGAGGAGGAACTGATGCTCTGAAGCAGGTGAAGTTGTGGCCCACACAGCACGTTGTATGGGCCGTAATCGGTTCTTCCCACACCACATTATCACGAGGAAGGATCAGTGAGAACTTCCCTATATAAAATAGAGACATACATACCTTACGAAACTGAGTATATACATCAGGTAAATTCTCTGGATTAAATGGTAGGTCATCTATGTGGTACATAGTACTTCCCCAGATAAGTCGCAGCTTCGGATTCTTCGAATTGGGTAGCACTACTTGCTGCAGAGCTTTATTTACCCGTTTCTCGACACTCAGTTCCTCACTGCAAGTTTCTTGCTGGGCATACACCTGACTACAAAAAGAACTGTGAGGGCATGTTTGGCATTACCAAAATTAAACCGACTGCTAGCAATAGTTTAATGGCTCAACTGTGTGTGCCCCATATGCCTTTGCAACAGAAGGAAGGATCTCTTCGGGTTTCCCATGCTTGATGAGCAAATTAAGGCCCCGCTTCACgagattcttcttcaaatcaTCCAAGCATTCGAGGAGAAATTGAGCTCTTAAGGCTGCAAATAAAGAGAATTAGTATAAAGTCCTTGATCTCACGAAAGTTCAGATCATTTGATACGCTTCATATGCGATAGAAAATCTTTAAGTATCACCATATAAGTCCGTGATCATTGCTATTTAATATAAGTGACTGATGATACTGAATTCTGTCCGACTGTTGGTTCCATCTCATTTGTTTGACACATCGAGAACAGAAACAGGAAAAGGTCAATACAATCGAACAGTTTACATTTACGAAGAACTTGTTGCACAAGATCCAACAGCATATATAGTGTTGACGTGTGTTCGATATACTACCTAGACGAATCTAAGCCAGCAGGCCAACACAATGAGCAACTCCATTCCAGTAAGCACGATAAAGAAAAACACGAGTACCTCCAGTTTTAGGGAACCCGAAATAATGGGTAGTCCCAAAGAGCCTCGGATCGACGCAGTAGACAGGCAAGACAGCCTCAGAGGAACTCCAGGCCTCGTACAGGGCCTCGTTGTCGATGACCCTCAGGTCGTTCCGAAACCAAAAGACAACAGTCCCTTTACCGTTTCTCCGGGAATCACCGGAAGCCGAGCAGTACCTGTGAAATGCCCGATCCGCAACGTGCTCCATCTCTCCGCTGTCAATGTCAGGGACATGGAACAGGACATTCTCCTGTCCTGCCTCGGTTCTCGAAGAGGAGCCCATGATTTGGGAGAGGAAGCAGAGTCTGATTCGGGAAGAAAGGAACGATTTTGAAGTGGGGATGGAGAGGTGATGTGTGAGCTCTCTCAGGGGGAGAAGTGGCAATGGAGAAACAGATATCGCCATTGTCGTTTAAGGATGGAAAGcttctctttctccttctcagagagagagagatgagctGAGGAGCTGGGAAGCTGCCACGTGGGCGCGGTAACTACCTTAGTAGAGAGAAAAAGTTCCTGTCGTTTTAAGGATGGAACCTTCTGTTTCTTCCTGACGTGTACAGTTCCTCACCTTGCAATGGGTTGCGGGTAATGTCGCATTTGCAAAATTGATTAGATGCTTAATGCATTTGATGGGAATCGCTTTGATTGAGCTCAGTTCACGGACTTAATCAGTGGGTAGTGATTAAATTTTGGGACTTCGATCGGAGTTTGAAGTGACTTCTCCCTCAGGGTCGTGCCTCTCGGTATAATAGCATAGAACATGTAGGCTATAGATGATTCTGTGCACCGTCGTGAACTCGGTTCAACCTCGCTCCTGAAACGGCCGGCCTTAACTCAAAGTACATGTGTAGTTCATAGCCTGAACTCAATCCCGCATCGCGcatcttcatttttcttcccATTATTAGATTTCTTAGTTTCTCATCCCAATTACTTCGTATCGTAACAGCTAATGTTGTAAGATAAATGCATCTCCGGTATTTATTCCAGATGGTTGTTGTTTCCTGGACTTTGTTGCACCAGGTTGAGGTGCTCTGTTCTATTCTACTTAGAACCTTggggaaatattttttttttctgagcCCAACTCTTTTTTAGAATCGATATAAGTTGTTTTGCTGGAGGTTGAGTTCATTTGCATTTTCTTATTATGCATCGGATATCTAGAGGTCTATCGATCATCTGACGAAAAAGATCTTGCTCATTAGCATATGATTAGCTTTATTTGTCATTAGGCTTAGAACTGCTTGAAATGGATAGAGTCATTAAGCAAGCTCACTTCAGCACTAATGTATCAAAGTTAGCTAGGGAGCTGGGCACTGTCTCTTATTCTAAAGTCACTCGGCGTATTTCGTATTTCAATTTGTGCCCTAGATGCTTTTCCCTAACGGCTGAATGTCTAGAAGGAATGGGTGGTTGCTGTGGATTGTTACTACCATAATAGTCGTCCTTGCACTTTGAGTTGCAGCAAATGCAGTTTGTATTCATGATTCTATTTATCCGGTTTCAGATAAACTGAAGGTGAACTCAGACTCGATCGCATAGAAAGAGGGTGGATCTGTCTGACCATGTAGCAGCCATATACGTCCACATTCCGTGAACTTGCTGCTGCAACCAAGATTTTCAGGGCTGACTGCTCGGCGTGGCGAAGGTGATTTTGGTAGAGCATATAGAGGGCCGTCTGGAGAGCATTATAAGTTCAAGTAAATTTATGACAGACTTATGGAAAATTAAGCTCCGAAGACATAAATATATCCTATCCTACAGCTTCATTTCGCTCGGGCAGATATCTACGGGTACGCCTATTTCATTTGGTTGTTCATATTTCAGCAAACCTTGAACATTTCTGGCTGTTTTGTAGGTGGTCGCGTCGCAATCAAGCAACGTGACCGTAGTGAGCTGCAAGGGAACAGGGAATTTCTGGTAGAAGTATCCATGCTAAGTCTACTTCACCATCCGAACCTGGTTAATTTGATTGGATATTGTGCTGATGGGGACCAAAGACTGTTAGTTTGTTTGTGAGTACATGCCTCTAGGCTCTTCGGAAGATCATTTACACGGTAAAATAACTTTGTAATTAAACTCACACTTTGAAGATGGCtcccctctttttcttttttgaattaataaaattataattttgtttttcgtTTTTGGTTCGTTTTgatttatcattaatttttctgaCGCTGTTAAACCACGTCAGATGTCACGTAGGGTTTCCGTGATAGTAGCTTGACGGTTGGACTTTTTTATAAATGGAATCGAATGTTGTGTATGAAATTGATTGCAAAAAAATTTCGATGTACCAAATTGATGGTTAGAGACAAATTCATATACCAAAATGATAATTCTCTCTTTAATTCTTTTCCGGGGAAGGCTCATCACTTGCACGATGCTATTGATCATGGCATTCTGCATTTTTTGGTTCATAGGAATGGAAAATAAGAATGCAAAATATTCTCGGTAGGCAAGAAGGCAAAATATTCGACGTCAAAGAAAGAACATGAAATTCTATGTATCCCCTAaacaatctatatatctatctataggTATTGTAATAAATGAATTTAtcaatcatgaattttgaGAAAACCTGACGAAACCTAATGAAATACTGGTGAAGTTTTGTGAATCAACCAAATTGGTGTAAGATACTAGTATTAGTATATCAAATAAACatgtacaatatatatatatatatatatatatattattgcaaAGGTCATACAGATTAATAAGGAAATTTCCTATCGAATATGAAAAAGtcaatataatgaaattttttatctcaaaaaataatagtCTAAATTccactatataatatatatgacatatatataatcggTAATAATGTTTAAGTCTCaacatatgatatatatatatagaaatatatatatatatatatatatatataaaaagttaatataatgaaatttttatctcaaaaaataatagtCTAAATTCCACTATATGATATATacgacatatatataattggtaATAGCAGTTTAAATCTCAACATATGATATAtactgcaaatatatatatatatatatatatatttaaagtaaagattgtatgtatatgttccaatgtttatatgttattgtgaatatattgatttttattaaatagagAAATTGTATATATGCACATGTTGGTTTATATGCAAATGTtatgtattttatttgttgtgtaatatatttaagttGAATGTAAACGGcatcaaattattatataatatat
This region includes:
- the LOC116189178 gene encoding cryptochrome DASH, chloroplastic/mitochondrial isoform X2, whose amino-acid sequence is MAISVSPLPLLPLRELTHHLSIPTSKSFLSSRIRLCFLSQIMGSSSRTEAGQENVLFHVPDIDSGEMEHVADRAFHRYCSASGDSRRNGKGTVVFWFRNDLRVIDNEALYEAWSSSEAVLPVYCVDPRLFGTTHYFGFPKTGALRAQFLLECLDDLKKNLVKRGLNLLIKHGKPEEILPSVAKAYGAHTVYAQQETCSEELSVEKRVNKALQQVVLPNSKNPKLRLIWGSTMYHIDDLPFNPENLPDVYTQFRKSVESKCKVRGCVKVPELLGPTPSVTDWGSVPTIDQLGLQFDKVRKGIRFLGGESAALGRVFEYFWKKDLLRVYKNTRNGMLGADYSTKFSPWLATGCVSPRFIYEEVKRYEKERQANDSTYWVLFELIWRDYFRFLSIKCGNSLFHLGGPRKVQHKWSQDPKLFESWREGRTGYPLIDANMLELSITGFMSNRGRQIVCSFLVRDMGIDWRMGAEWFETCLLDYDPCSNYGNWTYGAGVGNDPREDRYFSIPKQSQTYDPEGEYVAFWLPQLQSLPKDRRHFPGNSYIPQIVQLKFGNTRGHQSGNPSRTTRQRDSTTRRHMRSHQR
- the LOC116189178 gene encoding cryptochrome DASH, chloroplastic/mitochondrial isoform X1, which produces MAISVSPLPLLPLRELTHHLSIPTSKSFLSSRIRLCFLSQIMGSSSRTEAGQENVLFHVPDIDSGEMEHVADRAFHRYCSASGDSRRNGKGTVVFWFRNDLRVIDNEALYEAWSSSEAVLPVYCVDPRLFGTTHYFGFPKTGALRAQFLLECLDDLKKNLVKRGLNLLIKHGKPEEILPSVAKAYGAHTVYAQQETCSEELSVEKRVNKALQQVVLPNSKNPKLRLIWGSTMYHIDDLPFNPENLPDVYTQFRKSVESKCKVRGCVKVPELLGPTPSVTDWGSVPTIDQLGLQFDKMQVRKGIRFLGGESAALGRVFEYFWKKDLLRVYKNTRNGMLGADYSTKFSPWLATGCVSPRFIYEEVKRYEKERQANDSTYWVLFELIWRDYFRFLSIKCGNSLFHLGGPRKVQHKWSQDPKLFESWREGRTGYPLIDANMLELSITGFMSNRGRQIVCSFLVRDMGIDWRMGAEWFETCLLDYDPCSNYGNWTYGAGVGNDPREDRYFSIPKQSQTYDPEGEYVAFWLPQLQSLPKDRRHFPGNSYIPQIVQLKFGNTRGHQSGNPSRTTRQRDSTTRRHMRSHQR